From one Papio anubis isolate 15944 chromosome 12, Panubis1.0, whole genome shotgun sequence genomic stretch:
- the LTO1 gene encoding protein LTO1 homolog, with amino-acid sequence MAGSQDIFDSIVMADERFHGEGYREGYEEGSSLGVMEGRQHGTLHGAKIGSEIGCYQGFAFAWKCLLHSCTTEKDSRKMKVLESLIGMIQKFPYDDPTYDKLHEDLDKIRGKFKQFCSLLNIQPDFKISAEGSGLSF; translated from the exons ATGGCTGGCAGTCAGGATATATTCGATTCCATCGTGATGGCGGATGAGAG GTTTCATGGGGAAGGGTATCGGGAAGGCTACGAAGAAGGCAGTAGTTTGGGTGTGATGGAAGGAAGGCAACATGGCACGCTGCATGGAGCCAAAATCGGGTCTGAG ATCGGGTGCTACCAGGGTTTTGCTTTTGCATGGAAATGTCTACTGCACAGTTGCACCACTGAGAAGGACAG CCGAAAGATGAAGGTCTTAGAATCATTGATTGGAATGATCCAGAAATTCCCTTACGATGACCCTACTTATGATAAACTCCATGAAGACTTAGACAAAATCAGGGGAAAATTTAAACAG ttttgttcatTACTCAACATTCAGCCAGACTTTAAAATTAGTGCAGAAGGTTCCGGACTTTCATTTTGA